The following are encoded together in the Proteiniphilum saccharofermentans genome:
- a CDS encoding SIS domain-containing protein encodes MNIDSLNWHTYREICQQPTLWKETYSIIAEKEQEISDFMSEFYTDDVIIIFTGAGTSSFIGNIMTFMLPKQKIYNIKSVPTTDVATHPNTFFQRNKKYMLVSLARSGNSPESIAAVDRANSICGKNISHIMITCNDSGELAKRAVNKNALLLILPPDTNDKGLAMTSSFTSLLLASMLIFDIKKISLKKNEIDRLSGKGEFMITGYADLIFKIASSEFQRAVFLGSGERKGIAEECHLKLQELTDGKVICLFDSFLGFRHGPKAVINEKTVLVYLLSDDEKTFQYERDLILQINRQEKPAIQIYVAQSKKQIDNIEFDLEMIPEKYDQTAYDVILYVLIGQLLGLFKSIDLNLDPDNPSESGKISRVVEGVTIY; translated from the coding sequence ATGAACATTGATTCTCTCAATTGGCATACGTATCGTGAAATCTGTCAACAACCAACATTGTGGAAGGAAACCTACTCCATCATTGCAGAAAAAGAACAAGAAATATCCGATTTTATGTCTGAATTTTACACTGATGATGTGATAATAATATTTACAGGTGCCGGTACATCTTCGTTCATTGGCAATATTATGACGTTTATGTTACCAAAACAAAAAATATATAATATTAAATCCGTTCCGACTACTGACGTCGCAACTCATCCAAATACTTTCTTTCAAAGAAACAAAAAATATATGCTAGTATCTCTAGCTCGATCGGGCAACAGCCCGGAAAGTATCGCTGCAGTAGATAGGGCTAATTCAATTTGCGGAAAAAATATTTCCCATATTATGATAACCTGTAATGATTCGGGAGAATTAGCGAAAAGGGCAGTTAACAAAAATGCGCTCTTATTGATACTGCCTCCGGATACAAATGATAAAGGTCTTGCCATGACAAGCAGTTTTACTTCCCTGCTTCTGGCTTCGATGTTAATCTTTGATATAAAGAAAATTTCATTGAAAAAAAACGAAATAGATAGATTGTCCGGAAAGGGTGAATTTATGATTACTGGCTACGCCGATCTGATTTTCAAAATAGCATCCAGTGAATTTCAACGGGCAGTATTTTTGGGGTCTGGGGAAAGAAAAGGTATCGCGGAAGAATGTCATCTAAAATTACAGGAGTTGACAGACGGCAAAGTAATTTGTCTGTTCGATTCATTTCTGGGATTCCGACATGGTCCCAAAGCAGTGATAAATGAAAAAACAGTACTCGTTTACCTTTTATCCGACGACGAAAAAACATTCCAATATGAACGAGATCTTATTCTACAAATTAATCGACAAGAGAAGCCTGCAATCCAAATATATGTTGCACAAAGTAAAAAACAAATAGACAATATTGAATTTGATCTGGAAATGATTCCGGAAAAGTACGATCAAACTGCATATGATGTAATACTGTACGTACTAATCGGTCAATTACTGGGTTTATTTAAATCCATTGACCTGAATCTTGATCCTGATAATCCATCTGAAAGTGGTAAAATATCAAGGGTGGTAGAAGGTGTAACAATTTATTGA
- a CDS encoding class II D-tagatose-bisphosphate aldolase non-catalytic subunit, translated as MPKTENILKRIEELKAETNIPRTLFAVCPNSISVIKAAFRAAKRNNAPIKFAATLNQIDSDKGYVGITQNEFTKMLEDEARSVNFEGPYIVAIDHGGPWLKDKQSLEKWKLQRAMDGVKKSFEDAIEAGYDLIHVDPTVDIFIPEGEIIDIKVVVQRTVELIKHSENFRRQNNHPIISYEVGTEEVHGGLADENTFDTFIELLKRGLKEEGLSDVWPCFIVGKVGTDLHTNTFDKEVATTLTKKVKQFGSYIKGHYTDGVLNPQDYPLCGIGAANVGPEFTISEYDALVELEELERKMFEKKRIAVLSNMKKTLWRLVLNSNRWQKWLQPEEKNIPFEKISTERKEWLIKTGCRYIWQNPEAVVARYRLYENLKKNGINAEEIVLSRIERDMDKYFYAFNLVNLNNYLT; from the coding sequence ATGCCAAAAACAGAAAATATTTTAAAAAGAATAGAGGAGTTAAAAGCTGAAACAAACATTCCTCGTACACTTTTTGCTGTATGTCCAAACTCCATATCCGTTATTAAGGCAGCTTTTCGGGCAGCAAAACGAAACAATGCTCCCATAAAATTCGCTGCTACACTTAATCAAATTGACTCTGACAAAGGGTATGTGGGAATTACGCAGAATGAATTCACTAAAATGCTGGAAGATGAAGCGAGATCCGTCAATTTCGAAGGACCCTATATTGTTGCAATCGATCATGGGGGTCCCTGGCTAAAAGATAAACAGTCACTGGAGAAATGGAAATTGCAAAGAGCAATGGATGGAGTAAAAAAATCTTTTGAGGATGCTATTGAAGCAGGCTATGATCTGATTCATGTAGACCCCACGGTAGATATTTTTATTCCTGAAGGAGAAATTATTGATATAAAGGTAGTAGTTCAAAGAACGGTAGAGCTGATTAAACATAGTGAGAACTTTAGGCGTCAAAATAACCATCCCATTATCTCATATGAGGTAGGGACCGAAGAAGTACATGGAGGATTAGCTGATGAAAATACCTTCGATACATTTATTGAGCTCTTAAAAAGGGGATTGAAAGAGGAAGGACTCTCCGATGTGTGGCCCTGTTTTATTGTAGGTAAAGTGGGGACGGATTTGCACACCAACACATTCGACAAAGAAGTAGCCACAACACTCACAAAAAAAGTAAAACAATTTGGCAGTTATATTAAAGGACATTATACCGATGGCGTTTTGAATCCACAAGACTATCCCCTATGCGGGATTGGAGCAGCCAATGTGGGGCCTGAATTCACAATCAGTGAATATGATGCATTGGTTGAATTAGAGGAACTAGAACGTAAAATGTTTGAGAAAAAAAGAATTGCCGTCCTGTCAAATATGAAAAAGACTCTATGGAGATTGGTGCTGAATTCCAATCGTTGGCAGAAATGGCTGCAACCCGAAGAAAAAAATATCCCCTTTGAAAAGATCTCAACTGAAAGGAAAGAATGGCTGATAAAAACGGGATGTCGCTATATCTGGCAAAATCCTGAAGCTGTTGTAGCACGTTACCGTCTCTATGAAAATCTGAAAAAAAACGGAATAAATGCGGAAGAAATTGTACTTTCACGAATCGAACGCGATATGGACAAATATTTCTATG